A single region of the Octopus bimaculoides isolate UCB-OBI-ISO-001 chromosome 6, ASM119413v2, whole genome shotgun sequence genome encodes:
- the LOC128248183 gene encoding zinc finger protein 879-like, whose product MERMSQKVSKCHKCSICGKVLTAKCNLAIHRRTHTGEKPYHCEVCEKAFSQKGNLIEHKRTHTGEKPFHCEICGKSFSTKCYIKIHKRIHTGEKPFHCEICGKTFSGCSSAKSHQLIHTGEKRYHCEICGKSFTKVNNLTRHTRTHTGEKPYKCDDCGKAFSDVSACETHRGVHSKPYHCEICDKAFSVKESLTVHKRVHTGEKPYHCEVCGKGFTSSGTLIRHKRTHTGEKRHHCEICGKAFPEKYVLTLHKRIHTGEKPYHCEVCGKDFFDSSSLKKHIRMHTGEKAHHCEICGEAFSENGSLIRHRRIHTGEKPYHCLICGKEFSLKSSLTRHTCVHTGEKP is encoded by the coding sequence ATGGAGAGAATGTCTCAGAAAGTGAGCAAATGTCACAAGTGTAGTATTTGTGGTAAAGTACTTACTGCAAAATGTAATTTAGCTATTCATAGGCGCACTCATACTGGGGAAAAGCCATACCACTGTGAAGTGTGTGAGAAAGCATTCTCTCAAAAAGGAAATTTAATagaacacaaacgtacacatacaggggagaagccatttcactgtgaaatctgtggaaaatcattttctactaaatgttatataaagatacacaaacgtattcacactggagagaaaccatttcattgtgaaatctgtggtaaaacattttctgGGTGTAGTAGTGCAAAAAGTCATCAACtcattcacactggagaaaaacgataccattgtgaaatatgtggaaaatcatttacTAAAGTTAATAATTTAACAAGACATACACGTACTCACACTGGGGAGAAGCCATATAAGTGTGATGATTGTGGGAAAGCATTTTCTGATGTGAGTGCCTGTGAAACACACAGAGGTGTGCACTCAAAACCTtaccactgtgaaatctgtgataAAGCATTTTCTGTGAAAGAATCTTTGACAgttcacaaacgtgttcataccggagagaagccatatcattgtgaagtATGTGGGAAAGGATTTACAAGTAGTGGTACCTTAATAAGGCATAAACGTACTCACACAGGGGAAAAGCGACaccactgtgaaatctgtggaaaAGCATTTcctgaaaaatatgttttaacattACACAAACggattcacacaggagagaaaccatatcactgtgaagtTTGTGGAAAAGACTTTTTTGATAGCAGCAGCTTAAAGAAACACATTCGTATGCATACTGGGGAAAAAGCtcatcactgtgaaatctgtggtgaAGCATTTTCTGAAAATGGTAGTTTAATAAgacacagacgtattcacacaggagagaaaccatatcactgtttAATATGTGGAAAAGAATTTTCACTTAAGAGCAGCTTAACGAGACATACATGcgttcatactggagaaaagccataa
- the LOC106872201 gene encoding zinc finger protein 470, whose protein sequence is MFQKVSKRYKCSICGKVLTTKCNLAIHRRTHTGEKPYHCEVCEKAFSVKAYLTEHKRIHTGEKPFHCEICGKSFSDKGYIKIHKRTHTGEKPFHCEICGKAFSQFHNVRSHQLIHTGEKRYHCEICGKPFSRLGNLSRHKRTHTGEKPYRCDDCGKAFSNVSDCEKHRGVHSKPYHCEICDKAFSVKESLTVHKRVHTGEKPYHCEVCGKGFTSSGTLIRHKRTHTGEKRHHCEICGKAFPEKYVLTLHKRIHTGEKPYHCEVCGKDFSDRCSLKKHNRIHTGEKPHHCEVCGKAFSQNGTLKRHRRIHTGEKPYHCLICGKEFSHKSSLTEHTRIHTGEKPHYCEICGKAFSEKSVLLVHKRTHTGEKPYHCEVCGKEFSNSGSLKGHIRTHTGEKAHHCGICGKTFSNLRCLIRHNRTHTGEKPYSCIICGKSFTRSDYISTHKCTVNDGDKPYH, encoded by the coding sequence ATGTTTCAGAAAGTGAGCAAACGTTACAAATGCAGCATTTGTGGTAAAGTACTTACTACTAAATGTAATTTAGCTATTCATAGGCGCACTCATACTGGGGAAAAGCCATACCACTGTGAAGTGTGTGAGAAGGCATTCTCTGTAAAAGCTTATTTAACAGAACACAAGCGtatacacacaggagagaagccatttcactgtgaaatatgtggaaaatcattttctGATAAAGGTTACATAAAGAttcacaaacgtactcacactggagagaaaccatttcattgtgaaatctgtggcaAAGCATTTTCACAGTTTCATAATGTAAGAAGTCATCAACtcattcacactggagaaaaacgataccattgtgaaatctgtggcaAACCATTTTCTCGACTTGGTAATTTATCAAGACATAAACGTACTCACACTGGGGAGAAGCCATATAGGTGTGATGATTGTGGGAAAGCTTTTTCTAATGTGAGTGATTGTGAAAAACACAGAGGTGTGCACTCAAAACCTtaccactgtgaaatctgtgataAAGCATTTTCTGTGAAAGAATCTTTGACAgttcacaaacgtgttcataccggagagaagccatatcattgtgaagtATGTGGGAAAGGATTTACAAGTAGTGGTACCTTAATAAGGCATAAACGTACTCACACAGGGGAAAAGCGACaccactgtgaaatctgtggaaaAGCATTTcctgaaaaatatgttttaacattACACAAACggattcacacaggagagaaaccatatcactgtgaagtTTGTGGAAAAGACTTTTCTGATAGGTGCAGCTTAAAGAAACACAatcgtattcatactggagaaaaaccacatcactgtgaAGTCTGTGGCAAAGCATTTTCTCAAAATGGGACTTTAAAAAgacacagacgtattcacacaggagagaaaccatatcactgtttAATATGTGGAAAAGAATTTTCACATAAGAGCAGCTTAACAgaacacacacgtattcatactggagaaaagccacactactgtgaaatatgtgggaaagcaTTTTCTGAAAAATCTGTCCTATTAGttcataaacgtactcatactggagaaaaaccatatcactgtgaagtTTGTGGGAAGGAATTTTCCAATAGTGGCAGCTTAAAAgggcatatacgtacacacactggAGAGAAAGCACACCACTGTGGAATCTGTGGCAAAACATTTTCTAATTTGAGGTGTTTAATTAGACACAATCGTactcatactggggaaaaaccatacaGCTGtattatttgtggtaaatcatttactcGCAGTGATTATATATCTACTCATAAATGTACTGTTAATGATGGAGATAAACCTTACCACTGA